In Flavobacterium enshiense, the genomic stretch TCCTGAGAGAATGATAGTTGGGTCAAAAATAAAGCTAAAATTAAAAAGCGCTTTTTCAGTATGTTCATATTTCTTTATTATTGATAGGGGTAGTTTGTTTAAAAAATAGGGGTATTTTTCAATACTCCCCAAATATATAAATTTTTAAATAACAAAAACAATCGATTTTTTTTTTGCACATTTTAGTATAAAAAAATGAAAACAATCTGTTAATTTTTTCTTTAAAACGTCAAATATAATTATTCATAGCATACAACTTCCTTAAATTTGCAAAAAATAACAAAAAGATGAAAAAAGTAACGATACGAGAAACACAGAATCCCAGCATATTAAAATTTGAATTTCCGGATTTTATCACCAAAAACCAGAATTTTGAATTCAAAAACATAGATGAGACCGCACCATCTCCTCTTGCTAAACAATTATTCTACCTTCCGTTTGTAAAAACGGTTTACATCTCAGGAAATTTCATCGCTATTGAAAAATTTTCAATCGTGGAATGGCACGAAGTGAAGGAATTGGTGGCCGAACAAATCGAAACGTTTGTTGACAAAGGCGGAAAAATACTGAACATCGAAGATTCGGAAAATAAAAAAATCCCTGTAACGGTTTACAGCGAAACCACACCTAACCCATCTGTTATGAAATTCGTAGCCAGCAAAATGCTGACTAAAACGGCAGTGGAATGCAAAAATATAGACGATAGCGCCGCTTCACCATTAGCAAAAGAATTATTCAGATTCCCATTCGTTAAAGAGGTGTTTATCGACGAAAATTATGTTTCCATCTCCAAATACGAAATCGCTGACTGGATGGAAATCACGCAGGAAATCCGCGCATTCATTAAAACATATATCGAGGAAGACAAAATCGTTATTGATGAAACTCAAATAGTAAAAACAGCTAACCACGAAAAACAACAGGAAGCATATTTCGATAAACTTGACGCTACTTCACAACAGATCATAAACATCCTGGAAGAATACGTAAAACCTGCAGTTCAGTCAGACGGAGGAAACATTGCCTTCCAATCGTATGATGAGAAAGAAAAACGGGTAAAAGTAATTCTTCAGGGCGCATGCAGCGGTTGTCCGTCATCAACATTTACATTGAAAAGCGGTATCGAAAACATGCTGAAAGAAATGTTACACGATCAGGAAATCAAAGTAGAAGCAGTCAACGGATAATTCTGTCTTTTGCTCTAAAACTTCCCACAGGAATTGTTTTCAACACGATTACCTTTTAATTTTAACAGGTAAAACATTTAAAAACAATAGATTATGGGAGTTCTAAAAGTAATCGAAATTTTATCCAGCTCAGATGTCAGCTGGGAAGAAGCAACCCGTAAAGGAGTAGCTGAAGCTGCCAAAACACTAAAACATATCCGATCGGCTTATGTTCAGGAGCAAAGTGCTGTTGTGAACGACGAAGGCAAAGTCACACACTACAGGGTCAATCTGAAACTGACGTTCGAAATAAAATAATATCGGGAAATCACCGTATCTTTAAGCGTTCAATATTGAACGCTTTTTTTATCTGCGATTATGAACGAACTACAGCACGAAACCAGTCCGTATTTATTACAGCACGCCAACAACCCCATCCATTGGAAGGCATGGAATGATCACACCCTGCAATCAGCCAAAAACGAAAACAAACTCATTATCGTGAGCATCGGATATTCGTCCTGCCATTGGTGCCACGTAATGGAGCATGAGAGTTTTGAAGACGAAGATGTTGCGAACGTAATGAATCCGAATTTCATATCCGTAAAAGTAGACCGCGAAGAGCGTCCCGACGTTGATGCCATTTACATGAAAGCCGTTCAGTTAATGACAAAACAGGGCGGCTGGCCTTTAAATGTGGTCTGCCTTCCCGATGGCCGTCCGGTATGGGGCGGAACCTATCACAGAAAAGCGGATTGGATCGACATCCTGCAGCAGCTTCAAAAACTTTTTACGGAAAGTCCGGAAAAGATGATCGATTATGCAGAAAAACTCCATCAGGGAATTTCGCTGCTGGGCCTTGTTCAAAAAAATCCATCAGACGAAAAAATCGACCCTGCCAACATCAAGCCCATGGTGGAAAAATGGTCTCGAAGTTTCGACTGGGAATTTGGCGGTTATGCAAGGGCACCTAAGTTCATGATGCCCAACAATTATTTGTTTTTGCAACGTTATGGCTATCAAACGAAATCCGTAGATTTATTGGATTTTGTCGATTTGACGCTTATGCGAATGGCTTCCGGAGGCCTCTTTGACGCAGTCGGCGGCGGTTTTTCAAGATATTCGGTAGACATGCGCTGGCATGTTCCCCACTTTGAAAAGATGTTGTACGATAACGGACAATTGATTTCGCTATATGCAGAAGCGTACAAAAGAACGCAAAACCCTCTTTACAAGGAAGTGATTGAAAAAACGCTGGTCTTCATCGAACGCGAATTGCTCAATCCAGACAATGCATTTTATTCCGCATTGGATGCCGACAGCATCAACGAAATTGCCGAACTGGAAGAAGGTGCTTTTTATGTGTGGAAAAAAGACCAATTGCAGAAATTATTAAAAGACGATTTTGAAATTTTTTCAGAACTCTTCAACATAAATGATTTCGGTTATTGGGAAAAAGACAATTATGTTTTGATTCAAAGCCAGTCGACAGAAGATATCGCATCACAATTCGGCCTGACCGAAACCGAATTACTCGATAAAAAGAAAAATTGGGAACAACTGCTTTTTTCCGAAAGGGAAAAACGTCCAAAACCAAGGCTGGATGACAAATCATTGACATCATGGAATGCTATGATGCTGAAAGGTTACGTGGACGCTTACAAAGCGCTAGGCAACGAACATTATCTGAACATCGCCAAAAAAAATGCCCAATTTATCATCCAAAAACAATGGTCGGAAGATGGCTTTCTTTGGCATTCGTATAAAAACGGAAAGAGCGCTATTAAAGGTTTCTTAGAGGATTATGCTTTTGTAATCGATGCTTTTATAGGATTGTATCAGGCCACTTTAGAGGAAAATTATCTGAAGCACGCCAAACAGTTAACTGATTATTGCCTTGAACATTTCTATGATGAAAACCAACAGTTTTTTGCCTTTACTGCCCGCAACGAAAAACAACTCATCGCTTCCCACTTCGAAACGGAAGACAATGTTATTCCGGCATCTAATTCAGTAATGGCCAATAACTTATTTGTCTTATCTCTTTTATATCATAACTCTTATTACGAAAAAACAGCTTTGCAAATGCTGCATCACATGATTCCGCATCTGGATTATGCTTCGGCCTATTCAAACTGGATGATTTTATGGCTGCATCAGTCCGAAGACAATAAAGAACTTGCCATTTGCGGCAAAAAAGCACTTGAAAATCTGAAAAAGATAAACGCCGAATACCTTCCCAATGTAATAGTTGCAGGAAGTACAACCCAATCCGATCTGCCTTTTTTAACCAACCGGTTTGACGAAGAAAGTCTTCTGTTTTATATTTGCCACAATAAAAACTGTTTGTTACCCAATACCTCACTCGAGGCCACGGTATCTGAACTAAAAATCAACTAAATGACTATTCAAGTAGAACAAGCGCACAATCTCGTCGTACACTATGTAAATGTTTTAATCGATTTTTCGCCAAAGGTAATTTCTGCAGCCTTGGTATTGCTTGTCGGCATCTGGGGAATTAAGATCTTCAGAAAATTGGCCGAACAAATCATGGTCAAACGACAATTGGATCCTACGGTAATCCATTTCATCTCCGACATTCTGATGTGGGGTGCCCGCGTATTGCTCTTTGTAACGGTTATTTCACGCCTTGGTATCGAAACCACTTCATTCGTAGCCATCTTTGGAGCCATCGGTTTAGCCATCGGTATGTCACTGCAAGGTTCACTTTCGAATTTTGCGGGTGGAATGCTGATTATCATGTTCAAACCTTTTAAAGCGGGTGACACGATTGAAGCACAATCAGAATCAGGAAAAGTGTTGGAAATTCAGATTTTCACGACCAAAATCCTAACCGCTCAAAACCACATCATCTATATACCCAACGGTATTTTATCCAACGGAAAAATCAAAAACCTTTCTCAAAAAAGCACGCGCCGCAGTGACTTGATTGTACGTACAAGCTATGATTCGAATATCAAAGCCGTAAAAAGTGAATTGGAAACAATCGTTACTACCCATTCGAAAGTATTAAAATCACCGGCCCCGGAAGTTACCGTGAACGAACTTACCGACTCTACCGTAAATTTCGCCGTTCGCGTATGGGTAAAGAACGCAGATTTCCACATGGTTAATTCAGATATACTGGAACGAAGTAAAAGCGTAGTTAAACTTTAGGCTTAGTAGTCATCACAAAATCTTTCAAATAAAAAGGTTCAAAATAAGCGACATCCACAAAGTCGCTTTTTTTGTACTTTTCAAATGACATTGCGGCCATTTCATTAGAAGACGGATAAACAACTTCATCGTGGTACACAAAACGTTCTGAGTTGAGAACTTCTTTGCATTTTGGAGCACCATCACCCACCAAGTGTATAGTTCCGGATAATTCGGTATACGAATTCGCATCGATTATATCCGCTCTGGTTTCAAACTGCTTCACATAATTTCGATCAAAACCGCAAGCAAATACTTCCATGCGACGGGCATCAATCATAGGAACTATAGAACCATTTTCGATACTGATTTTGCGTGCCAAAGCCTCCAACGTATCGGTTGCGATCAATGGAATATTGAGTGAATACGACAATCCTTTCGCCGCCGAAACACCTATACGTAATCCCGTATAAGAACCCGGTCCCTGACTAACGGCCACAGCTTTTAAATCCTGAAACGTTATCCCAGCCTGACGCAAAGCTTCCTCAAAAAAAAGGTGCAGCTTCTCCGCATGGGAATATCCTTCATCGGCTACTTCCACACAAACGATGGTTTTCCCTTCATTCGCAATGGTTACCGAACAGTTTTTGGTTGCCGTTTCAACATTTAAAATATAAGCCATGACTTTGAAATTATTAGCAAAGATACGGTTTTGAAATTCCAAATTACAAATCCAAAATTCCAAAAAAAATCCAAACAGCTGCTTTATGCAAACCATTTGGATTTTGGAATTTGATTTAATTTGAATTAATCCTCCTATGCTTTTTCTTCCTTGTCTTTGTCTTTTTCTCCGGCATCTTTCTTCTTGGTTGTGACTTTATCTCCCGGATTCAATTCTTTGGTTACGGTGGTATAAGGCCCCACGATTACAACATCTCCTTTTTTCAATCCGCTAAGCACTTCGATATTGGTATCGTCCTGAATACCGGTTTTGATAACGCGCAATTTTGCTTTGTCTCCAACTTTAACAAATACACATTCGTATTTTTTATCGGTAGAGCCTTTGATTTTCTCTTCCTGTTCTTTTTCTAGTTCCTCTACCACATCCTTTTTAACAGCAGTAGTATCTGTTTTCATTACAACCGCACTGATTGGCACAGCAAGGATATTTTCTTTTCGGGTGGTTATGATATCCACCGTAGCCGTCATCCCCGGACGGAAAGGCGAAAAGTTAGCCGGCTTTCCTTCTGTTAAATCTGCATACGATTCTTTCAAAATACGCACTTTCACTTTAAAATTGGTCACCTGATCCGCAGAAGTCGTTGCTACAGACGAATTGGAAATACTGGTAACAATCCCTTTGAATTCTTTTTTCAAATAGGCATCCACTTCAATTTTAGCTTCATCTCCTATGCTGATCTTAACGATATCGTTTTCATTAACATCCACTTCCACTTCCATATTGTTCAGGTTGGCTACGCGTAGTAATTCAGTTCCTGCCATTTGCTGGGTTCCTAAAACGCGCTCTCCCAATTCCACATCCAATCTTGAAATCGTTCCGTCCGCAGGAGAGTAAATGGTAGTTCTTCCAAGGTTATCCTTTGCTTCCGTTACAGTAGCCGAAGCACTTTTCACGTTATAGTAAGCCGATTGTTTATTCGCTTCGGCAACCTCATATGCAGAAACCACCTTATCCCATTCCGATTTTGAAATCACTCCTTTTTCAAACAGTCTTTTATTTCTGTCGTAATTTGATTTTGCTTCTTTCAATTGGGCATCGGCCTGATTTAATCCTGCTTTGGTTGTCGACAGGGAAGCCACGGTACGATTCACACCCGACTCATAAATGTCCGGATTGATTTTCACCAGTAAATCCCCTTTTTTAACGGTTTGTCCTTCCTTAACAGGCAGCGAAATAATCTCTCCCGACACTTCCGAAGAAATTTTAACCTCCACTTCCGGCTGGACTTTTCCGGTAGCCGAAACCGTTTCCACAATAGTGATAGCATCGGTCTTGGCAATTTCAACCTCTTTTCCTTCGTCTTTATTCCCGATAACCCCTTTTTTGCTTAGCATTACCAATGCCGCAACTAAGACTAATGTTCCTCCTAACACTAAATATTTTGTCTTTTTTGTCATGATTTATTGTTTTTGTACAATTGGTATTCCGAAGTAAAATTCCAATATTTTTGTTCTGAAAATATAATCGTATTTAGTTCTTAAAACCTCCGATTGAGCATTTACATATAATGTTTGTGCCTGATTGAAATCGAAAACATTCATTAAACCAACTTCGTAGCGCTCTTTTGCATAATTATATGACTGTTCTCTGGCCTCTAAAGTAGTCACCGCTGCTTCATACGATTTCAAAGCGCCTTTTGTGTCGGTGTATGCCGTATAAACCGTACGCTCTAAATCCAACTGGTTTTGTTCCAAATTAATTTTAGAACGTTCCAAAGCTACTTTTGAACGCGCTACATTATTTCTGACTGACAAACCTTGTAAAATCGGAACATTTAATGACAATCCGAGATTATGTCCTTTGTTTTCATCGAACTGGTCTAAAACCGGTTTTGGCCCTACAACAATTGGACTATTGGTAACCGGATCCAACTCTAATCTATCCGAATACGAAGCACGGGTAGCAAAACCGTAAAACCCGCCTAATGTTGGCTGATAGGCACCACGCGCTATTTTCAAATCTTTTTCGGCAATCTCAACATTTGTTTCCGCCATTTTGATGTCGGTTCGTATTTCTTTCGCCTTGTCAAAAATAACTTTAGGCTCCTGCAACAAAATACTGCTTTCCTGAACAGGCACTGAAGTATCGGCAATATCGAAGTTCTGAAAATCCTCCAACTGAAGCAATTGCGACAGGCTCAGTTTTGAAATCAGCAACGCGTTTTCAGCAGCAATCATCCTTTGGGTAGTGGTCGCTACTGTGGCTTTCACGTCCATCAAATCTCCTTTTGGTACAACGCCGGCATCAACCAATTCCTGAGTGCGCTGCATTTGTTTATTTTCATAACTCAACTGCTCCTGCTGCACTTTTAAATTTTCCTTATTGAAAATAATCTGCAGATAGGCGTTCACGACATTAAGCGAAACATCTTCCTGCATTTTGGTCAACTGGTATTGTGTCGCTATGATGGAAAGATTGGCTTTTCGTAAGCGGTTTTGATTCTGAAGCCCTTTATAAATATCAACACCCGCATTGACCCCAACATTGCTATACTGCGTGGTCTGGTTTCTCAGTAAACCCGTAGTAATATCCTGGTTCAAACCAATGTTCCAGGAATGCGAGGCCGACCCAGTCACGTTTGGCAGGAAATTACCATACGCCTCCTTTTTGGAAATATCCGAAAGTTCCTTATCCAAGGTTGTGTTCCGTATGGATATGTTTTTTTCCATTGCATAGTTCACACATTCCTCAAGAGTCCATTTTTTGGATTGCCCTTTGGAATGAAATGACATCAACAGCAATCCGAAAAACAGTGTTTTAACTGTAATTGTTCTTTTCATATACTGATTTTGAAAAGAGCCTGTACCGATTTTATCAGAAAGTACGCTCTTATTCTTAAAAACCATAAGACGCATTTCTTTACAAAAAGTTACAGCACGCTAAGAATAAAAATTTTACTTTTACTCCGATTTATTAAAACCCACATGAAGCTACTTTTCTCTTTATTAGTCTTTTTTTCTTTATTGGCCGTCCCAATTGGCTGCTCATCCTCAAAAAAAATAGAAGCGCTAAAACCAGTACCGAGCGACAATACCCCGGCGGTATACGAAACAAGCACTTCCTTTATCAACATGCCTGTCGAAATCCCGTTAAAGGAAGTTGAGACCCAACTCAACAAAGCTTTAACTGGTTTAATTTACAACGACAGCATACTTTCTGATGATAAAACCGAGATGAAAATATGGAAACAGGCACCCATAAAACTAACCGAGAAAAACGGAAATCTCGAATCGGTAGTCCCTTTGAAAATGTGGATTAAACTAAAATACGGAACCGATTACCTGGGACTGAATGACACCCGTGAAATCAATCTTAACGGTACGGTTACTATTTTAAGCGATGTAAAACTCTCGAACTGGAAACTTACCACTTCATCAAGCATTGAAGATTTTGAATGGAGTGAAAGCCCATCCATTGTTGTTTCTGGAAAAAATATACCAATTACCTACATTGTAAATCCGACACTTCGCATTTTCAAATCGAAAATCGCCAAGAAAATAGATAATGCTATTGGCAAGTCGGTTGATTTCAGGCCGACAGTTTTATCGGTTCTGGAAAAATTGAGCATTCCGATTCAAACCAGTGAGCAATATGAAGCCTGGTTTAAAATGATCCCGGCCGAATTGTATGTAACCGATGCTGTTTTGGCTAAAAACAAAATCACCATGGACATGGGATTGAAATGCAGTATGCAGACCGTCGTGGGAGAAAAGCCCGCCAACACCTTTAAAAAGGAAAACATAGTACTGAAACCGGTAACCAGTATGCCAAATAAAATTGAAGCCAGCGTAGCAGCTGTTTCCACCTACGAAACCGCTTCACGCCTTATAAATAAGAAATTCCAGGGACAGGTCTTCTCATCGGGAAGCCGAAAAGTAACGGTACAGAAAGTAGATTTATGGCACAAAGACGGCAAGATGATTGTTGCGTTGGATATGATCGGAAGCGTAAATGGAACCATTTATTTGTCCGGTTATCCGAGTTACAATGCCGCAACCAAAGAAATATACTTTGACCAGTTGGATTATGTCTTAGACACCAAGGGTGCATTAACAAGAACTGCCAATTGGCTTCTGAGCGGCATCATCCTGAATAAAATCCAAAAGACCTGCCGTTATTCGATTCAGGGAAATTTGGACGAAGCGAAGAAAAACCTATTACCATATCTTACCAATTATTCCCCGATGAAAGGTGTTTTTGTAAACGGAACATTAAATGACCTTGAATTTGACAGAGTAGCACTTACAGACAAGGCGATCATTGCTTTCATTAAAGGCTCCGGTCAGATGAACGTGAAGATTGAGGGAATGGATTAGTCAGTGGGCAGTCGTGAACAGTCGCAGTATTCAGTCGCAGTGAGCAGAAGGCAGAAGGCAATCACAGTTAACAGTAGTAAAAAAGCCGTTTCTTTATCTGAAACGGCTTTTTTTATTGCTTTTATTGCCGAGGGTCACCTGGCTCTAGATAAAGTTATCATACAATGTCCGCACAGTGCCTGAGGCTCGCGAAGGCACAGCTTTTTTACATGATTGCGACTTCAATTTCAATGATGTGTGGCTTCGAGAGCCTCAGCCACCGGAGAGTTAAGAACCTCCAGTTTTAAAGAGCATACAACAGAGAAAGTTAATTTAATACCCGCTCGGTACCTAGTAGGACCCTGAGATTGTCAGAGGGTCGAAGCACAATGACTTAAACTTGCCCTCATCTTGTCGAAGAATCGGAGCGCGGTGGCTGAGGCTCTCGAAGCCACATTTATTTAAAACCCAAAATAATATTCCCCTCTATGTATGCGAATTAAACCTCAAACATGACTTTTACCAAGGCAATCATTACCCCGACCAATCCGCCAACCAAGGCACCATTCAGTCGTATGTACTGCAAATCATTGCCAACTTTCTCCTCTATTTGCACTACCAATTCCTTATTATCCAATTTTTCCAAACTTGAGCGCACCATGTTTCCTATCTCGCCATGAAATTCTTCAAGCATTTGGGAGATGGTATCCTTTATCCAGTGGTTAATTCTCTCCCGCGCTTGAGTGTCATTTTCCAAATTATCCAGAATTTGGTTCAGTTTCCCAATCACAAACTGCATCAGCGGGGTTTCATTGTTATCGAGCTGTTCGGCGAGTGTATTTTTAAATCCCCCCAACATCCGTTGGATAATCTTGCCAAGATCGGCATGCCCTGTAAAACGATTGGTGAAATCATCAACCAGTTTACGGGTTTCCTCATCCCCGGTAGTCAGCCTATGGGCAAAATCAAGCATCCAACTGTCAAATTTAGAGCGCACCGGATGATTCGGATTATACCTGGCTTCGGTCAAAAATTCATTCGCTTTCACCAGCAGTTCGTCGGCAATAGCTTCAAAATCGAGCGCATTAAATGTTCTCCCCAAAGCTACCGTCAGTCCTTTTAAAATACTCTTATTGCCATACTCTTTGGCAGCATCTCGCAGTTTGTCTATCAGTAGTTCCCTTATCTCGGGTTCGGTGATTGACTTTGCGCCCGCCTCAAGCAACTGTTCCCAGATTTGGTTGTGGTCGCCGTTTTTGATCGACTTCTCCAGCCAGACTCCTAACGAGGAAGCCAAATCCAGTTCCGACAGCTGTTCTGTCAGCATCGACTGCAGTGACTTTGCCAGATTGGGATTTTCCAGTTCATCGGATAGTTTCAAGGCAATTTTCTTGATTAGGCCAATTGCCTTTTCCTGATTGGAAGGTTTCTTCAGGAACACAATTACTTTTTGAGCCAGATCGATGTCGTGCAGTTTTTCGGCAATGACTTCAGGCGACAGCCACTTGTTAGTCACCAGGTCTACTATTCCTTCGGTGAGCTTTGCCCTGTTCTTTGCTATGATATCGGTATGCTTTCGGACATAAGGAATGGGGATTTCGTAGAAAAGAGCACTCACAGCAAACCAATCGGCCATGCCGCCAACTGTACCAGCTTCAAAACCGGCTTTAAGTACGCTCCAGCCCCAATGATCAATTATCCCCACTTGC encodes the following:
- a CDS encoding NifU family protein, whose amino-acid sequence is MKKVTIRETQNPSILKFEFPDFITKNQNFEFKNIDETAPSPLAKQLFYLPFVKTVYISGNFIAIEKFSIVEWHEVKELVAEQIETFVDKGGKILNIEDSENKKIPVTVYSETTPNPSVMKFVASKMLTKTAVECKNIDDSAASPLAKELFRFPFVKEVFIDENYVSISKYEIADWMEITQEIRAFIKTYIEEDKIVIDETQIVKTANHEKQQEAYFDKLDATSQQIINILEEYVKPAVQSDGGNIAFQSYDEKEKRVKVILQGACSGCPSSTFTLKSGIENMLKEMLHDQEIKVEAVNG
- a CDS encoding dodecin family protein, whose product is MGVLKVIEILSSSDVSWEEATRKGVAEAAKTLKHIRSAYVQEQSAVVNDEGKVTHYRVNLKLTFEIK
- a CDS encoding thioredoxin domain-containing protein; translation: MNELQHETSPYLLQHANNPIHWKAWNDHTLQSAKNENKLIIVSIGYSSCHWCHVMEHESFEDEDVANVMNPNFISVKVDREERPDVDAIYMKAVQLMTKQGGWPLNVVCLPDGRPVWGGTYHRKADWIDILQQLQKLFTESPEKMIDYAEKLHQGISLLGLVQKNPSDEKIDPANIKPMVEKWSRSFDWEFGGYARAPKFMMPNNYLFLQRYGYQTKSVDLLDFVDLTLMRMASGGLFDAVGGGFSRYSVDMRWHVPHFEKMLYDNGQLISLYAEAYKRTQNPLYKEVIEKTLVFIERELLNPDNAFYSALDADSINEIAELEEGAFYVWKKDQLQKLLKDDFEIFSELFNINDFGYWEKDNYVLIQSQSTEDIASQFGLTETELLDKKKNWEQLLFSEREKRPKPRLDDKSLTSWNAMMLKGYVDAYKALGNEHYLNIAKKNAQFIIQKQWSEDGFLWHSYKNGKSAIKGFLEDYAFVIDAFIGLYQATLEENYLKHAKQLTDYCLEHFYDENQQFFAFTARNEKQLIASHFETEDNVIPASNSVMANNLFVLSLLYHNSYYEKTALQMLHHMIPHLDYASAYSNWMILWLHQSEDNKELAICGKKALENLKKINAEYLPNVIVAGSTTQSDLPFLTNRFDEESLLFYICHNKNCLLPNTSLEATVSELKIN
- a CDS encoding mechanosensitive ion channel family protein; amino-acid sequence: MTIQVEQAHNLVVHYVNVLIDFSPKVISAALVLLVGIWGIKIFRKLAEQIMVKRQLDPTVIHFISDILMWGARVLLFVTVISRLGIETTSFVAIFGAIGLAIGMSLQGSLSNFAGGMLIIMFKPFKAGDTIEAQSESGKVLEIQIFTTKILTAQNHIIYIPNGILSNGKIKNLSQKSTRRSDLIVRTSYDSNIKAVKSELETIVTTHSKVLKSPAPEVTVNELTDSTVNFAVRVWVKNADFHMVNSDILERSKSVVKL
- the tsaB gene encoding tRNA (adenosine(37)-N6)-threonylcarbamoyltransferase complex dimerization subunit type 1 TsaB, with translation MAYILNVETATKNCSVTIANEGKTIVCVEVADEGYSHAEKLHLFFEEALRQAGITFQDLKAVAVSQGPGSYTGLRIGVSAAKGLSYSLNIPLIATDTLEALARKISIENGSIVPMIDARRMEVFACGFDRNYVKQFETRADIIDANSYTELSGTIHLVGDGAPKCKEVLNSERFVYHDEVVYPSSNEMAAMSFEKYKKSDFVDVAYFEPFYLKDFVMTTKPKV
- a CDS encoding efflux RND transporter periplasmic adaptor subunit, whose protein sequence is MTKKTKYLVLGGTLVLVAALVMLSKKGVIGNKDEGKEVEIAKTDAITIVETVSATGKVQPEVEVKISSEVSGEIISLPVKEGQTVKKGDLLVKINPDIYESGVNRTVASLSTTKAGLNQADAQLKEAKSNYDRNKRLFEKGVISKSEWDKVVSAYEVAEANKQSAYYNVKSASATVTEAKDNLGRTTIYSPADGTISRLDVELGERVLGTQQMAGTELLRVANLNNMEVEVDVNENDIVKISIGDEAKIEVDAYLKKEFKGIVTSISNSSVATTSADQVTNFKVKVRILKESYADLTEGKPANFSPFRPGMTATVDIITTRKENILAVPISAVVMKTDTTAVKKDVVEELEKEQEEKIKGSTDKKYECVFVKVGDKAKLRVIKTGIQDDTNIEVLSGLKKGDVVIVGPYTTVTKELNPGDKVTTKKKDAGEKDKDKEEKA
- a CDS encoding TolC family protein, coding for MKRTITVKTLFFGLLLMSFHSKGQSKKWTLEECVNYAMEKNISIRNTTLDKELSDISKKEAYGNFLPNVTGSASHSWNIGLNQDITTGLLRNQTTQYSNVGVNAGVDIYKGLQNQNRLRKANLSIIATQYQLTKMQEDVSLNVVNAYLQIIFNKENLKVQQEQLSYENKQMQRTQELVDAGVVPKGDLMDVKATVATTTQRMIAAENALLISKLSLSQLLQLEDFQNFDIADTSVPVQESSILLQEPKVIFDKAKEIRTDIKMAETNVEIAEKDLKIARGAYQPTLGGFYGFATRASYSDRLELDPVTNSPIVVGPKPVLDQFDENKGHNLGLSLNVPILQGLSVRNNVARSKVALERSKINLEQNQLDLERTVYTAYTDTKGALKSYEAAVTTLEAREQSYNYAKERYEVGLMNVFDFNQAQTLYVNAQSEVLRTKYDYIFRTKILEFYFGIPIVQKQ
- a CDS encoding DUF4403 family protein codes for the protein MKLLFSLLVFFSLLAVPIGCSSSKKIEALKPVPSDNTPAVYETSTSFINMPVEIPLKEVETQLNKALTGLIYNDSILSDDKTEMKIWKQAPIKLTEKNGNLESVVPLKMWIKLKYGTDYLGLNDTREINLNGTVTILSDVKLSNWKLTTSSSIEDFEWSESPSIVVSGKNIPITYIVNPTLRIFKSKIAKKIDNAIGKSVDFRPTVLSVLEKLSIPIQTSEQYEAWFKMIPAELYVTDAVLAKNKITMDMGLKCSMQTVVGEKPANTFKKENIVLKPVTSMPNKIEASVAAVSTYETASRLINKKFQGQVFSSGSRKVTVQKVDLWHKDGKMIVALDMIGSVNGTIYLSGYPSYNAATKEIYFDQLDYVLDTKGALTRTANWLLSGIILNKIQKTCRYSIQGNLDEAKKNLLPYLTNYSPMKGVFVNGTLNDLEFDRVALTDKAIIAFIKGSGQMNVKIEGMD
- a CDS encoding DUF445 domain-containing protein; translated protein: MKNRVGTISLLIAFGGFAVLETMMQVGIIDHWGWSVLKAGFEAGTVGGMADWFAVSALFYEIPIPYVRKHTDIIAKNRAKLTEGIVDLVTNKWLSPEVIAEKLHDIDLAQKVIVFLKKPSNQEKAIGLIKKIALKLSDELENPNLAKSLQSMLTEQLSELDLASSLGVWLEKSIKNGDHNQIWEQLLEAGAKSITEPEIRELLIDKLRDAAKEYGNKSILKGLTVALGRTFNALDFEAIADELLVKANEFLTEARYNPNHPVRSKFDSWMLDFAHRLTTGDEETRKLVDDFTNRFTGHADLGKIIQRMLGGFKNTLAEQLDNNETPLMQFVIGKLNQILDNLENDTQARERINHWIKDTISQMLEEFHGEIGNMVRSSLEKLDNKELVVQIEEKVGNDLQYIRLNGALVGGLVGVMIALVKVMFEV